A region from the Acyrthosiphon pisum isolate AL4f chromosome A1, pea_aphid_22Mar2018_4r6ur, whole genome shotgun sequence genome encodes:
- the LOC100163246 gene encoding trehalase-like: MKCFYLLIMLLLLQVVYYKRIIARDAVINMKQSFFQPLDELPPSCHSKIYCNSEFLHDVQIYCDHPNCTNFKSKKLKYTESEILVKYDQMKRNTNNVPSDEDLVKFIDENFEESNELIKWTPTDFTDKPSILNRIKDKTYIYWARALNDVWMTLARKIKDDVKIHPDKYSLVWVPNGFIIPGGIFKELYYWDTYWIVNGLLQCDMRTTARGIIENIISLVDQFGFMPNGNRVFYLNRSQPPMLILMALSYYKATNDFDFIKTVIGSLENEYLFWLKNRMVTFEKDGKQYTMARYSSRSSGPRPESYRNDYKLAEKHQRSEDKNELYIHVKSAAESGWDFSSRWFITVNGTNSGNLSDIQTANIVPVDLNSMLHVNALTLSTWFDQMGDEINAAKYRTIANGFLENIQEVMWKPNKGAWFDWDLINNKSREYFYASNIVPLWTESYNMPKEKVANAVLKYLSDQRIIELDYSIKYNGIPTSKYSSSQQWDFPNAWPPLQAFIIQGLDKTQQKNAKQVAVKLAEVWLRTNYRGFTNNESMFEKYDALASGISGGGGEYAPQLGFGWTNGVVLEFLNQWDYLYYNTSNYDNTTDL, encoded by the exons ATGAAGTGTTTTTACTTACTTATTATGCTCTTGCTATTACAAGTTGTGTATTATAAACGGATAATTGCCCGAGACGCtgtaataaatatgaaacaatCATTTTTTCAACCATTGGATGAACTTCCGCCATCATGTCACAG taaaatttACTGCAATAGCGAATTTTTGCATGATGTACAAATATATTGCGATCACCCAAACtgtacaaattttaaatctaaaaaacttaaatatactgAATCTGAGATTCTGGTAAAATATGATCAAATGAAACGAAATACTAATAATGTACCGTCTGATGAAGATTTAGTCAAGTTTATCGATGAAAATTTTGAagaaagtaacgagttaattaaatGGACACCAACAGATTTCACCGATAAACCATCGATTCTTAATCGAATTAAAGATAAAACTTACATATATTGGGCTAGAGCGTTGAATGATGTATGGATGACCCTAGCAAGGAAGATAAAGGATGACGTAAAAATACATCCAGATAAGTACTCACTGGTATGGGTACCAAATGGGTTCATTATACCAGGGGGTATATTTAAGGAACTTTACTATTGGGATACTTATTGGATTGTTAATGGATTACTGCAATGTGATATGAGAACCACAGCTCGTGGtatcattgaaaatataatatcattggtgGATCAGTTTGGTTTCATGCCCAACGGTAACCGAGTTTTCTATCTAAATAGATCACAACCACCGATGCTTATATTGATGGCATTAAGTTACTATAAAGCAACTAATGACTTTGACTTCATAAAAACCGTTATAGGt agtttgGAAAATGAATATCTATTTTGGTTGAAAAATCGAATGGTTACCTTTGAGAAAGATGGTAAACAATATACAATGGCTAGATACAGCTCAAGGTCAAGTGGACCAAGACCCGAATCATACAG GAACGATTATAAATTGGCAGAAAAACATCAGAGATCAgaagataaaaatgaattatacatACACGTAAAGTCTGCGGCAGAATCTGGTTGGGACTTTTCAAGCAGATGGTTCATAACAGTCAATGGCACTAATAGCg GTAATTTATCTGATATACAAACGGCAAACATTGTCCCAGTCGACTTAAACAGCATGCTTCATGTAAATGCACTTACATTGAGTACTTGGTTTGATCAAATGGGAGATGAAATAAATGCTGCCAAATATAGAACAATTGCTAATGGGTTTCTCGAAAATATACAAGAA GTTATGTGGAAACCAAACAAAGGAGCTTGGTTTGATTGGGATTTGATCAACAATAAGAGTCGAGAATATTTTTATGCATCGAATATTGTACCTCTGTGGACGGAAAGCTATAACATGCCAAAAGAAAAAGTGGCCAATGCAGTTCTGAAATATTTGAGTGATCAACGTATAATCGAGCTTGATTACAGTATTAAATAcaatg GAATACCTACGTCAAAGTACTCATCATCTCAACAATGGGATTTCCCGAATGCGTGGCCTCCTCTCCAAGCTTTTATTATACAAGGTCTGGATAAGACtcaacaaaaaaatgcaaaacaagTTGCAGTGAAATTAGCCGAGGTGTGGTTGCGCACAAATTATCGCGGATTTACAAATAACGAATCGATGTTCGAAAAA tatgACGCTTTAGCTTCAGGAATAAGTGGTGGTGGCGGCGAATATGCACCACAGTTAGGATTCGGTTGGACAAATGGTGTCgtgttggaatttttaaatcaatgggACTATTTATACTACAACACTTCAAACTATGATAATACAACAgacttataa